From one Culex quinquefasciatus strain JHB chromosome 3, VPISU_Cqui_1.0_pri_paternal, whole genome shotgun sequence genomic stretch:
- the LOC6052225 gene encoding protein obstructor-E gives MAVKTTVIVLVSLLIGLASGQRQDQDDPCKTKSKVVGDATYCDRYWECVNNQAELYDCPNGLVFAGKHRGVTEGCDYPWRSDYCDGKQLANGPISTEHCDWLYGIFGHETSCTRYWTCWNGTATEQLCIGGLLYNENAHSCDWPENVEGCQKHPLCNDDANGNVPLGKSCNRYWQCQGGYPRLQRCPAMLVFDRRSLRCVVPPTEDCDIPTTPQPFDGDLEQGKGNAISNLPPGAIQGKLGGGSGGRKQN, from the exons GCCTCGCCAGCGGCCAGCGCCAGGACCAGGATGACCCGTGCAAGACCAAATCGAAGGTGGTCGGCGACGCGACGTACTGCGACCGGTACTGGGAGTGCGTCAACAACCAGGCCGAGCTGTACGACTGCCCGAACGGGTTGGTGTTTGCCGGCAAGCACCGCGGCGTGACCGAGGGCTGCGACTACCCGTGGCGGTCAGACTACTGCGACGGCAAGCAGCTGGCAA ACGGCCCCATCTCGACGGAGCACTGCGACTGGCTGTACGGCATCTTTGGCCACGAGACGTCCTGCACCCGGTACTGGACGTGCTGGAACGGAACGGCCACCGAGCAGCTGTGCATCGGCGGGCTGCTGTACAACGAGAACGCCCACAGCTGCGACTGGCCGGAGAATGTCGAGGGTTGCCAGAAGCACC CCCTCTGCAACGACGACGCTAATGGCAACGTTCCGCTAGGAAAGTCCTGCAACCGGTACTGGCAGTGCCAGGGTGGCTACCCGCGGCTCCAGCGATGCCCGGCCATGCTGGTGTTTGACCGGCGAAGCCTGCGCTGTGTCGTGCCACCGACGGAGGACTGTGACATCCCGACCACCCCGCAGCCCTTCGACGGAGACCTGGAGCAGGGCAAG GGAAATGCCATTTCGAATCTGCCACCGGGTGCCATCCAGGGAAAGCTCGGAGGAGGTAGCGGCGGCCGGAAGCAAAACTAA